From the Planctomycetia bacterium genome, one window contains:
- a CDS encoding ATP-binding protein yields the protein MSFGSDPVGPLREALRLSPDNVPLRRHLAATLLSLGRGDEAEAEYKQGLQRSPNDPALKLGLAEVFYHQSKNTQSLVVVEDLLKAPSPAAAVLILHARLLLRAGEVQRAVHQYRQAIDEDPAAADVGLASQLGIDADPKESEVVEGRVRQSWDDDGGDAEADAPLERPKIDFADVGGMDKLKEEIRLKIILPLAHPEMFKAYGKAVGGGILMYGPPGCGKTHLARATAGEVKANFLAVGINDVLDMWIGSSEHKLHELFEHARRNRPCVLFFDEVDALGASRTDMRQAAGRHLINQFLSELDGVQSSNEGVLILAATNAPWHLDTAFRRPGRFDRILFVPPPDAKARAEVLRILCTGKPTETIDHEHLAKKTEGFSGADLKAVLDIAIERKLREALASGTIKPLTTKDLAAAASEVRVSTKEWFATARNYALYSNEGGLYDDILKYLKI from the coding sequence ATGTCGTTCGGTTCCGATCCGGTCGGTCCGTTGCGCGAGGCGCTTCGTCTGTCGCCCGACAACGTGCCGCTGCGCCGGCATCTCGCGGCCACGCTCCTGAGCCTGGGTCGGGGGGACGAAGCCGAGGCCGAATACAAGCAAGGCTTGCAGCGGAGCCCGAACGATCCTGCGCTTAAGCTCGGGCTGGCCGAAGTCTTTTATCATCAGAGCAAGAACACGCAATCGCTGGTCGTCGTAGAAGACTTGTTGAAAGCTCCGTCACCGGCCGCCGCCGTGCTGATCCTTCACGCCCGATTGTTGCTGCGTGCCGGCGAAGTGCAACGAGCCGTGCATCAATACCGCCAGGCCATCGACGAAGATCCTGCAGCGGCCGATGTCGGACTCGCTTCGCAGTTAGGAATCGACGCCGATCCGAAGGAAAGCGAAGTCGTCGAAGGGCGCGTGCGGCAATCGTGGGACGACGACGGCGGAGATGCCGAAGCCGATGCGCCGCTCGAACGACCGAAGATCGATTTCGCCGACGTCGGCGGCATGGACAAGCTGAAAGAAGAGATTCGCCTGAAGATCATCTTGCCGCTCGCGCATCCGGAGATGTTCAAAGCCTACGGCAAAGCGGTCGGCGGCGGCATCCTGATGTACGGACCTCCGGGCTGCGGCAAGACGCACCTCGCACGCGCCACGGCCGGCGAAGTGAAGGCCAACTTTCTCGCCGTCGGCATCAACGACGTCTTGGATATGTGGATCGGCTCGAGCGAGCATAAGCTGCACGAACTCTTCGAGCACGCTCGGCGCAATCGCCCCTGCGTGTTGTTCTTCGACGAAGTCGACGCTCTCGGCGCAAGCCGCACCGACATGCGACAAGCGGCCGGACGGCATTTGATCAATCAATTTCTTTCCGAGCTCGACGGCGTGCAATCGTCGAACGAAGGAGTCCTGATCCTGGCGGCGACCAACGCGCCCTGGCATCTCGACACGGCGTTTCGCCGGCCGGGGCGCTTCGATCGAATCTTGTTCGTTCCCCCGCCCGATGCGAAAGCCCGGGCCGAAGTGCTACGCATTCTTTGCACAGGCAAACCGACCGAAACGATCGACCACGAACACCTCGCCAAAAAGACCGAGGGGTTCTCCGGTGCCGATCTCAAGGCGGTGCTCGATATCGCGATCGAGCGCAAGTTGCGCGAGGCCCTTGCGAGCGGCACCATCAAACCGCTGACGACGAAAGACCTCGCAGCGGCCGCGAGCGAAGTGCGCGTCTCGACGAAAGAGTGGTTCGCCACGGCCCGCAATTACGCCCTGTATTCGAACGAAGGGGGCCTTTACGACGACATCCTCAAGTATCTGAAAATATGA